The following proteins are co-located in the Triticum aestivum cultivar Chinese Spring chromosome 1A, IWGSC CS RefSeq v2.1, whole genome shotgun sequence genome:
- the LOC123189331 gene encoding protein Rf1, mitochondrial — translation MSGVCLRRRLSSTSTSNTPPSPSWSPQAAFAAATERARAGTLSPQDAHHLFDELFRQATPVPERSLEGFLAALGRAASSEACRDGPSLALTLFNRLCREEAGRRVAPPTIYTYGILMNCCCRVRRPDLGLAFFGRLLRTGLKTNEVVASTLLKCLCCAKRADEAVNVLLHRMSVLGCVPNSFSYNIVLKSLCDDSRSQRALGLLQMMAKGGVCSPNVLSYNTVIHGFFKEGEIDKACNLFHEMTKQGFVPNVVTYNSVINALCKARAMDNAESFLRQMVDNGVPPDKVTYTSIIHGYSTLGRWKEATKMFREMTSRGLIPDIVTRNSFMDSLCKHGRSKEAAEIFFSMAARGHKPDIVSYTILLHGYGNEGSFSDMMSLFNSMEGGGIVADCQVFNILIDAYAKRGMIDEAMLIFTEMLGQGVNPSVVTYSTLIAALCRTGRLADAMDKFSQMVGTGVQPDTVVYHSLIQGFCTHGDLVKAKELISEMMNKGIICPNIAFFNSIVDSLCKEGRVMDAHHIFDLVKDIGEKPDAIMFNTLIDGYCLVGEMGKAFMVLDVMTSAGIEPDAITYSTLVSGYCKSGRIDDGLILFREEMLHKKVKPTIVTYNIILEGLFRAGRTVAAKKMLHEIIGSGTPVSMHTYDIFLRGLCRNNCADEAIVLFQKSRAMNVKFNITTLNTMINAFYKGDRREEANDLFAALPASGLVPNASTYGVMIQNLLKEGAVEEADNMFSSMEKSGCAPSSRLVNDVIRTLLEKGEIVKAGKYMSKVYGKSLSLDASTSSLLLSLFSGNGKYREQIQLLPAKYQFFGGIS, via the coding sequence ATGTCCGGCgtctgcctccgccgccgcctctcctccacctccacctccaacaCGCCACCCTCACCTTCCTGGTCACCCCAGGCCGCCTTTGCCGCGGCCACGGAGCGCGCCCGCGCCGGAACGCTCAGCCCTCAAGACGCACACCACCTGTTCGACGAATTGTTTCGGCAGGCCACTCCGGTTCCCGAGCGCTCCCTTGAAGGATTCCTTGCCGCCCTCGGCCGTGCTGCATCCTCTGAAGCCTGCAGAGACGGCCCCTCCCTTGCCCTCACTCTCTTCAACCGTCTCTGCCGAGAAGAAGCCGGCCGGCGGGTGGCGCCGCCCACAATCTACACCTACGGCATCCTGATGAACTGCTGCTGCCGCGTGCGTCGTCCAGACCTAGGGCTCGCCTTCTTCGGCCGCCTCCTAAGGACCGGCCTCAAAACAAATGAGGTCGTCGCCAGCACCCTCCTCAAGTGCCTCTGCTGTGCAAAACGGGCAGATGAAGCTGTGAACGTGCTGCTTCATAGGATGTCCGTCCTCGGCTGTGTGCCTAATTCCTTCTCATACAACATAGTTCTAAAGAGCTTATGTGATGACAGCAGGAGCCAGCGAGCGCTCGGCCTGCTCCAGATGATGGCAAAAGGAGGTGTCTGCTCCCCCAACGTTCTGTCATATAACACAGTCATCCACGGCTTCTTTAAGGAAGGTGAAATAGACAAGGCCTGCAATCTATTCCATGAAATGACGAAGCAAGGGTTTGTGCCTAATGTGGTGACATATAACTCGGTTATCAATGCATTGTGCAAGGCCCGAGCAATGGACAATGCAGAGTCGTTCCTTCGGCAGATGGTTGATAACGGTGTTCCACCTGATAAGGTGACATATACTAGCATCATCCATGGATATTCCACTTTGGGCCGATGGAAAGAGGCAACTAAAATGTTCAGAGAAATGACAAGCAGGGGTCTTATACCAGATATTGTCACTCGGAACTCATTCATGGACTCACTTTGCAAGCATGGAAGAAGCAAAGAAGCTGCAGAAATTTTCTTTTCCATGGCTGCAAGGGGCCACAAGCCTGATATCGTCTCCTACACTATTCTTCTCCATGGGTATGGCAATGAAGGAAGCTTTTCTGATATGATGAGTCTCTTTAATTCAATGGAAGGCGGCGGTATTGTGGCCGATTGCCAAGTTTTCAACATATTAATTGATGCATATGCTAAACGAGGAATGATCGACGAAGCTATGCTCATATTTACTGAAATGCTAGGACAAGGAGTCAATCCGAGTGTAGTCACCTACTCAACTCTGATAGCTGCACTTTGCAGAACAGGTAGGCTAGCTGATGCTATGGATAAGTTTAGTCAGATGGTTGGTACGGGAGTACAACCGGACACAGTTGTTTATCACTCCCTAATTCAGGGTTTCTGTACACATGGCGATTTGGTCAAAGCGAAGGAATTGATTTCTGAAATGATGAATAAAGGTATTATTTGTCCAAACATTGCATTCTTCAATTCAATAGTAGACAGTCTATGCAAAGAAGGAAGGGTTATGGATGCACACCATATCTTTGACTTGGTTAAAGACATAGGTGAGAAACCTGATGCCATCATGTTTAATACGCTAATTGACGGATATTGCTTAGTTGGTGAGATGGGCAAAGCATTCATGGTACTTGATGTCATGACATCAGCTGGCATTGAGCCTGATGCCATTACGTATAGTACACTTGTCAGTGGATATTGTAAAAGTGGAAGGATCGATGATGGGTTGATTCTGTTCAGAGAAGAAATGTTGCATAAGAAAGTTAAACCAACAATTGTTACATATAACATCATATTGGAGGGGTTATTTCGTGCTGGGAGAACAGTTGCTGCAAAGAAAATGCTCCATGAAATTATCGGAAGTGGGACACCTGTGAGCATGCATACATACGACATATTTCTTAGAGGACTTTGTAGAAATAATTGCGCGGATGAAGCGATCGTCCTATTCCAGAAATCACGTGCAATGAATGTGAAGTTCAATATCACAACACTCAATACCATGATTAATGCATTCTACAAGGGTGACAGAAGAGAAGAAGCTAATGATTTGTTTGCTGCATTACCAGCCAGCGGGTTGGTGCCTAATGCTTCCACTTACGGAGTAATGATACAAAACCTTCTAAAAGAAGGAGCAGTGGAGGAAGCTGACAATATGTTCTCATCAATGGAGAAGAGTGGTTGTGCTCCTAGCTCTCGTCTTGTGAATGATGTCATTAGAACTTTATTGGAAAAGGGGGAGATAGTCAAGGCCGGAAAATATATGTCTAAAGTTTATGGGAAGAGCCTATCACTTGATGCTTCAACTAGTTCGTTGTTGTTGTCTCTCTTTTCAGGGAATGGGAAATATCGGGAACAAATACAATTGCTCCCTGCAAAGTACCAGTTTTTCGGTGGAATCAGTTGA